In Trifolium pratense cultivar HEN17-A07 linkage group LG7, ARS_RC_1.1, whole genome shotgun sequence, a genomic segment contains:
- the LOC123896204 gene encoding sorbitol dehydrogenase-like, whose product MHDVRIRMIAVGICGSDIQYLKVDIVTVTSDFNIRQKNINPISVSNIIYFMVKEPMAIGHECAGIIEEVGSQVQTLVPGDRVAVEPGINCWPCEHCKLSRYNLCPEMMVFATPPVYGSLANQKNVTGAGAIVVVIWLWTQFC is encoded by the exons ATGCATGATGTCAGAATTAGAATGATAGCTGTTGGAATCTGTGGGAGTGATATTCAGTACCTCAAGGTAGATATTGTTACCGTTACATCCGATTTCAATATtcgacaaaaaaatataaatccgATTTCAGTTTCCAACATAATCT ATTTTATGGTTAAAGAACCGATGGCTATTGGTCACGAGTGTGCTGGGATCATAGAAGAAGTCGGTAGTCAGGTACAGACTTTGGTGCCTGGTGACCGTGTGGCCGTCGAGCCTGGGATCAACTGTTGGCCTTGTGAACATTGCAAACTTAGTCGATATAATCTTTGCCCTGAGATGATGGTTTTTGCTACTCCACCAGTTTATGGTTCCTTGGCTAATCAG AAAAATGTGACAGGTGCCGGTGCAATTGTGGTTGTGATATGGTTGTGGACACAATTTTGTTAA